The Nasonia vitripennis strain AsymCx chromosome 4 unlocalized genomic scaffold, Nvit_psr_1.1 chr4_random0006, whole genome shotgun sequence DNA window ctggcgcgcgcgaaaaatcgtataatgtattttcaaagGCTTTCAaggaaattaattttaaccGAGAGGGCACTCTGTATTAGTCGTGAATTTAAAAGTTCGAATGCACGCTTGCGTGTGCTGAATTAAtgaataacaaaatatttttcagctGGATTAAAAGTTCCGAGTTTTATtcataaaacaaaataaaagcaCGATGCGCTCTCTGCTGTGCGCTTTCATCCTCCTGGCCAGCTCTATGCTGGTTTCGGCAGGATACATGGACACGCTTTTCGAGTGGAAGTACGTCGATTATTTATGGGAATCCGAGGCCAGGAGACAAGAAGCCATAAACAGCGGGGCTTATGATTTTTCGCGCATTTTGCCCATGGACGTTGATAAGTCCAAAGGTAAATATACCATACAACTGTTCAGCTGTATATAAAGCtacttaaaattatattttaaacataCGTGCAATTCTGTGGTTCCAAGGAAAAAGGACGAAATCCGTCCCTTTGaaggttttattttatgttgggtgaaacatttttaaatgagCTTATCGCGTATAATGTCAGGCGCAGCAAAAACATTGCGCGAAATATAAAGTTGTATTGTTTGTTTGTATTCTCAgcataaaagtaaaaatgtatttttaaacgaCTTTTTACAAATTCTGTAAGGATTTTATTTCCGATATTAAATAGAATGTCATCGTTGAACTCGTTTATTCAGGGTAATCAAACAATCgtaaatagtaataataaaaaatcattaccCCAAAAGTTTCTGGCATAGCGATAGCGTAGCGTATTATTTTGTGAGATAGGGAGTAGAATATAACTTTCCATTAAAAATCTCATAAGCTGGAACGTTTAAAATCCATTTTTCTTTATTGGTGTTCattttataaagataaattttatgaCTTTTAGATGGCCGAATTTTTGTATCATTTCTTGGAATGGACGGAGTACCGGCTACGCTTGCCACTGTCAGTAACCAAAAGGGACCCTCGGGACCTCTGGTGAAGCCGTACCCAGACTGGTCGTGGTTCAAGAAGGGTGACTGCAACTCCATCACTAACGTTTACAGAATAGCCGTAAGATCATTGTCTTAGCCtaatcaatcaaaatattgtTGAACCACAAGTTCAAGTCAGAACCATGATGAATTCTTAGATCGACGAGTGCAACAGACTGTGGATCTTGGACACCGGATTCTTGGAAGGACAAGCTATAAATTGCGAGGCTCAACTGTTGGCATTCGACCTCAACACTGACCGACTGATCCAGAGGATCAAAATCCCCAACAACATCGCCAGAAGCAACGATGGACAAACTCTTCTGGCTACTCCCATTGTCGAGACCGAGGGACCCTACTGTGATAACACTACCGTAAGTCCATAATCTGTAACCCAATAACCATCTCTCAAAATAGAAGAACCACTAACACTAGCCAACCTTCCGAATCGCAAAGGTCTACATGGCTGACACTATGGGAGAAGGTCTGGTGATCTGGAACGGAGTTCGTCTCTTCCGCCTCGAAAGTCCTCTCTTCAAGCACGACGAGTCTGCCAAGAACATCGTCGTCGGCAACAGCAGCCTTGACCTGGCTGGCGGTATCGTTGGCATGGACCTCTCGCCCAGGATCTTCCCTGGCGAGTCTCGCTTCCTCTACTTCCACGCTCTGGCCTCCTACGACATCTACGCCGCCGAGACCAATGTACTCAGGCGCAGCACATACGGTGAATCCGTTAAATTCCTTGGTGCCAGAGACATCTTGTCCAGCCAGGCCGTCGGTCAGGCTTTCTCGTCAGAGGGAACTCTGTTCCTTGGCATGACCAGGGAGATCGCCATCGCTTGCTGGAACCGTTACAGGGAACTCAAGAGGAGCAACATTGTGAGTTGATGTTACATATGCTTATTATTAATCAACCTCTGGTATGCTTGGAGTTGCATAAACCGATGATCATACTATTAAGTATTAATGAGAAATCGGTATTACTCATTATCCTCGCTAATCTCGTTAATGGAAAGAATTTTTGTTAACCTAATTAGTCGTTTGCGTTTCGCAAACGGTAGACTGGATTCAATAAGTTTCGCGGCAAGAAAAAGGGTGTCTATTACgagaaaattgtttaaaagcataataaaatataattctcGAAGGTGGGGCGACACACGCGTCATCTCGTAACACAGAACGAATTCCATCGAAATAGAACTGGAACTAACGCTCCGTAGCGAATTTTCCCAGCGAACGTTCACAATAATAATTCCGTTATTTCATCAATCGCGGGGAGAGAACTCAGGCGTAATGAAAACATTTCTGCAGCGCATAACCTACCGAAAATGGCCAGCCCGAGCCATAGTGAAGAGACTAGAAAATAATTTCACATTTAACGCTCGTAAAGCGCGCGGTAATGAGTAGGGAAATTATGATTCCTTGCATCGGCATAACTACAAACCGGGTCGTATTAAAATTATGCACAGTTACGAACCTGCAATAATAATCctaattcaattttaaaaggaatcCCTGCACAGAGCGAATCGATTACACGGGACTTTACAGAGCCGTTAATTGGCTATAATTAAAATTCACGGATCATTAGAGCCGAATAAAAACGAAATTGATTCTTCCACAGGAAATCGTCGCTCAAGACAGCGAGCGACTGCAGTACGCAAACGGCGTCAAGGTCATCCCACCGACGCCTTACCAGCGAGAGGAGGAGCTCCTGGTCCTGACGAACCGCTTCGTGACCTTCCAGCTTGGTCAGCTCGACGCCAACGACGTGAACTTCCGCGTGCTCAAGAGCCCGGTCAAGAGGCTCATCGCCGGCACCAAGTGCGAGATCCCCAGGAACACCCTCACCGCCCTCGGCGCCATCAACAAGCAGGACGAGAGTTTTCTCATCGTCCAGAACTGAGTGTCTCGAAGTCTGATCGAAAAACTTTTTGTTTGTGCTAATAAAGTTGCAGCATTACACGTTAAATTTGATTCAGCCGCTTTGGAAACAATATCATATACCTCATACGTTATACTACTTACGCGATAAAATCCAACCTTGCGCTATGATTGAGCCGCTCGAAGCGCGGGTATACCCGCGATACCTATAACGTGGAGTAGAGAGAGCCGTGTGTGTCACTCATCGGCTTTTCATCGACGTCGCTCTTCCTAAACGCGGTCGGCGGCGCAAAAACTTTGAtgtataaacacacacacacaaagtgAAAGGCGCGGCGTGGATATAACCTACGGCCGCAGCGTCTTTCCCTTTCCTCGCACCGCTTCCTTCGAAAGTGCAAACTTTCTTTATCTCGCCGCGGATGAGATGAAAATGACATGCGCTTCccagttttctctctcttcccagCCTGCACTTTACGTAACGGGTTAATACGATTCGCTCTGCTTTGGGATAACGAACAGCGCCTCGGCGTCTACGAGTTTTTGATATCAGCGGCTCCCGATCTCCTGCAAATCGCCGGATTCTATGCCGCATACACAGCGCGGGAATCGTCGGACAAAGGTCAGTAAACCGAGAACCGTAACTGGGACATGGTCAGAGCAGTGTAGGTATTTGCTTTCTCTGCTGCATAACGCACTGGTCTAAGCCACTCCTGGTGCGATTATTGTTAGCTGACCTTGAACGAGCTACTATGCGCCGACTACTAGCGTATATGCTTCACGTAGTACTCGTCGACGGGATACGTTGTTTTAACGGCGGTGAGAACGAGGCGGCGGTAATTGATTGGTTTCgacactttttttattattttttttttgcgcaaCGGCGTCGAAGAGGCAATTAATCGCGCCCGGGATTTGTAATGACCGCGAGAGAGCTCGAATATAGAATTGTTGCGGGGAGAAAGTACGTATTAAACGCCGCGGTGTATATATCTCTCTCGCCcggtgtgtttgtgtgtgtgtgtgtgtacgtgtacgtgTGCATATGAAATTACATAAATTATACACCCTGGGAATTGTCAGATGACGGACCGATAGGGACAAAAGCTTAGGACGGCCATTGTGTCTAAGAACGATCACGGAACCGAACGCCTGTCCGGATCATGTTGAAACGTCCGTGGAGTttctcgcgcgtgtatatacgaGCTGCATATACAACAATATAATGATTATTTCATACAGCCGATCCGATCGCAATGAAAGTTTGATGTTTATTCGTTTTCTTGATCGGCTCCAGCGTGTACGCGTATGCATGAATAACACAACAACGTCGCTCTCAGCTGcagctttatttattatttccgaTGAAAGTATGATTCTCGGAATCCGGCGCGCTGCACATAAAACGCGATTATAAGTGttgaataattttgcaaaGCCCGACGAGCGCATCGCTGTGATGTCTTCTTTATCGTCATGCGCCGGCTTTACGTAATTCGAAACAAAcgcatataatatatagagTGTATCATtatcatattaaaaaaacgcgCAGTATTTCAGAACTGATTATACgttttaaaatttctcacGAGCCCGGTCGGCGCAGTATGTGCGCGTTTATAATTTCCACGGGAAAGAGTGAATATTAAAAGTCAGACGGAACGTCCATTAAAAGCGAGTGTTATTAGAATCACCGAAAAATCACGCGAGTGTATTCACTTCCTCGATAATTACGAGAGAGTAATATACCCGAAATAATGAGCCTGCGCTGCGGTATTTTATAACTTTGAATCATTATAATCTTCCATTTTCTCTAAACGAATCGGTGTCACGGCAGAAACTAGCTTCAAACTATAATAGTCTTTTCCATACTTTCCATACTAAACGACAACGAGTTGGCCGAGTGCGTCCAGAGCGACTGCATCGAGTGACGTAAAAATGCCACTTTGCATGCACGAGCCCCCTTGAGCCGTTTCCCAAGCGCGAAGGAAGATCGGCGTCGACGATATCAGTCAATAAAGCCATAAACACGTCGCATCGTCTCCCGCTCGCGGGTATCAATCCTCCTAATAAACCCGCGCGTAACAACAGCTGTAC harbors:
- the Mrjpl7 gene encoding major royal jelly protein-like 7 isoform X1; the encoded protein is MRSLLCAFILLASSMLVSAGYMDTLFEWKYVDYLWESEARRQEAINSGAYDFSRILPMDVDKSKDGRIFVSFLGMDGVPATLATVSNQKGPSGPLVKPYPDWSWFKKGDCNSITNVYRIAIDECNRLWILDTGFLEGQAINCEAQLLAFDLNTDRLIQRIKIPNNIARSNDGQTLLATPIVETEGPYCDNTTVYMADTMGEGLVIWNGVRLFRLESPLFKHDESAKNIVVGNSSLDLAGGIVGMDLSPRIFPGESRFLYFHALASYDIYAAETNVLRRSTYGESVKFLGARDILSSQAVGQAFSSEGTLFLGMTREIAIACWNRYRELKRSNIEIVAQDSERLQYANGVKVIPPTPYQREEELLVLTNRFVTFQLGQLDANDVNFRVLKSPVKRLIAGTKCEIPRNTLTALGAINKQDESFLIVQN